The following coding sequences are from one Nonlabens arenilitoris window:
- a CDS encoding type III polyketide synthase, producing the protein MSVKIKAVATQLPQYYKETKEILPFVETWLADQDERLRRKTIKIFEGAGVDKRYSIMEPIEVFTKTSFKDRNDIYKREVVPLAEKAVQKALAKASWQATDLDYIISVSCTGIMIPSIDAYLINRMGMRPDIYRLPVTEMGCVAGVSGLIYAQQFLTANPGKRAAVIAVEAPTATFQLEDYSMANMVSAAIFGDGCACVLLSSQEDDDGPEIKAHEMYHFPDATHMMGFDLVNSGLQMVLDKAVPETIAAHFPAIVHPFLEKQGLTIQDINHLIFHPGGKKIVQTVEELFGKLGKNIYDTKEVLRLYGNMSSATVLFVLERFMNQNLEKGERGLMLSFGPGFTAQRILLEW; encoded by the coding sequence ATGAGTGTAAAAATTAAAGCAGTAGCCACGCAGCTACCACAATACTATAAAGAAACTAAAGAGATTTTACCATTTGTTGAAACATGGCTTGCAGATCAAGATGAAAGGCTAAGACGTAAAACTATTAAAATCTTTGAAGGTGCTGGAGTAGATAAAAGATATTCCATCATGGAACCTATAGAGGTTTTTACAAAAACATCATTTAAAGATCGTAATGATATTTATAAAAGAGAGGTTGTACCGCTAGCAGAAAAGGCTGTTCAAAAAGCACTAGCTAAAGCTAGCTGGCAGGCTACAGACTTAGATTACATTATATCGGTAAGTTGTACAGGCATTATGATACCTTCTATAGATGCTTATTTAATCAATAGAATGGGAATGAGACCAGATATCTATAGACTACCCGTAACAGAAATGGGATGTGTTGCAGGTGTATCTGGATTGATATATGCACAACAATTTTTAACCGCAAATCCAGGTAAACGTGCTGCTGTAATCGCAGTAGAAGCGCCTACAGCGACATTTCAACTAGAGGATTATTCAATGGCTAATATGGTGAGTGCGGCCATTTTTGGAGATGGTTGTGCTTGTGTTTTGCTATCTTCTCAAGAAGATGATGATGGGCCAGAAATTAAAGCTCATGAAATGTATCATTTTCCAGATGCTACGCATATGATGGGATTTGATTTAGTGAATAGTGGTTTGCAAATGGTCCTTGACAAAGCGGTGCCAGAAACGATTGCAGCGCATTTTCCAGCGATTGTGCATCCATTTTTAGAGAAACAAGGCTTAACTATTCAAGATATCAATCACTTAATCTTTCATCCTGGTGGTAAAAAAATCGTTCAGACTGTAGAAGAACTATTCGGTAAACTAGGTAAGAATATTTATGATACTAAAGAAGTACTGAGACTTTATGGCAATATGAGTAGTGCCACGGTATTATTTGTTTTAGAGCGTTTTATGAATCAGAATTTAGAAAAAGGTGAACGTGGTTTGATG